From Halotia branconii CENA392, the proteins below share one genomic window:
- a CDS encoding type II toxin-antitoxin system RelE/ParE family toxin, with translation MRETFILETLKGERKGQHSIRINEQYRICFMWTAEGTCEVEIVDYHD, from the coding sequence TTGCGCGAGACATTCATTTTAGAAACCTTAAAAGGTGAGAGAAAAGGACAGCATAGTATTCGGATTAACGAGCAGTATCGAATATGCTTTATGTGGACAGCCGAAGGTACTTGTGAAGTTGAAATAGTAGATTATCACGATTGA
- a CDS encoding peptidase domain-containing ABC transporter: protein MLNLFKKNYQTVLQLSEEDCGAACLAAICKHHGRFLSINRSREVVGTGQLGTTMLGLKRGCETLGFNARAVKASPAIIDKIKEIQLPAIIHWQGYHWVILYDQQGKNYVIADPAVGIRYVSKEELKTAWNGVMLLLEPDPDRFYEQPKEEAKGGLGRFFKRILPYRGLLTHVLMINVVLGLLALGTPILIQILTDDVLVRGDTQLLTVVVLAVMVMTLFSSSLRLLQATMIAHFGQRLQLGLVLEFGRKILQLPLNYYEARRSGEISSRLRDINDINQLVSQIVVLLPSQFFVAVISFSFMLFYSWKLTLAVIFIGTLIALSTLPFLPILQQKTRSLLVLSSENQGVLVETFKGAQVLKTTNAAPQFWDEFQSRFGRLANLTFGTTQIGIINNTVANFLSTIGGIILLGIGSILVIQGELSIGQLLAFNALQINVLNLIDTLVGLTDEYFRSQTAISRLLEVIDATPEVVGGSQKPIAQIPGDADIRCSHLTFHHPGRVDLLEDFSIKLPGGQVIALIGKSGCGKSTLAKLIGGLYQPDSGNIRIGFYNIQDISLDCLRQQIVYVPQEPHFWSRSILENFRLGTPYISFEEVVKACQIADADGFISQLPNNYQTVLGEFGANLSGGQRQRLAIARGILTDPPILILDEATAGLDPVSESQVLDQLLQSRKGRTTILITHRPSVINRADWIVLLDKGQIQMQGTPENFLSQPGEHLQFLSL, encoded by the coding sequence ATGTTGAATCTATTCAAAAAAAACTATCAGACTGTTTTACAGCTGAGCGAAGAAGACTGCGGAGCAGCTTGTCTAGCGGCGATTTGTAAACACCACGGTCGGTTTTTAAGCATCAATCGTAGCCGAGAAGTAGTAGGAACTGGGCAACTAGGAACTACTATGTTGGGACTAAAACGAGGATGTGAAACTCTAGGGTTTAACGCTAGAGCTGTTAAAGCTTCGCCAGCCATCATCGACAAAATCAAAGAAATTCAGCTGCCAGCGATTATCCATTGGCAAGGCTACCACTGGGTTATTTTATATGACCAACAAGGCAAAAACTATGTCATAGCTGATCCTGCTGTGGGCATCCGTTACGTCAGTAAAGAAGAGTTAAAAACAGCTTGGAATGGGGTGATGCTCTTACTAGAGCCAGATCCAGACCGCTTTTATGAGCAACCTAAAGAAGAAGCTAAAGGTGGTTTAGGACGCTTTTTTAAGCGGATTCTGCCTTATCGTGGATTGTTAACTCACGTTTTAATGATCAACGTTGTTTTGGGTCTACTTGCGCTGGGTACTCCCATCTTGATCCAAATCCTCACCGATGATGTATTGGTGCGCGGAGATACCCAATTACTAACTGTTGTAGTGTTGGCTGTTATGGTTATGACCTTGTTCAGCAGTAGTTTACGATTACTGCAAGCCACCATGATTGCTCATTTTGGTCAGCGGCTGCAATTAGGGCTAGTCTTAGAGTTTGGGCGAAAAATTCTGCAATTGCCCTTAAATTACTACGAAGCCCGCCGTAGTGGCGAAATTAGTAGCCGACTGCGAGATATCAATGATATTAATCAGTTAGTATCGCAGATTGTGGTTCTATTGCCCAGTCAGTTTTTTGTTGCTGTGATTTCTTTCAGCTTCATGTTGTTTTATAGCTGGAAGTTGACCCTAGCAGTTATCTTTATTGGTACTTTAATCGCCTTATCCACCCTACCTTTTTTACCTATTCTCCAACAAAAAACTCGTAGTCTTTTGGTTTTGAGTTCTGAGAATCAAGGTGTTTTAGTAGAAACATTCAAAGGCGCACAGGTACTCAAAACTACCAATGCTGCTCCCCAATTTTGGGATGAATTTCAAAGTCGTTTTGGTCGCCTTGCTAATCTCACTTTCGGCACTACCCAAATTGGTATTATCAATAATACTGTTGCGAATTTTCTTTCCACCATTGGCGGTATTATTTTACTGGGTATAGGAAGCATCCTAGTGATTCAAGGAGAATTAAGCATCGGTCAGCTGCTAGCTTTTAACGCCCTACAGATTAACGTTTTGAATTTAATTGACACTTTAGTTGGCTTAACTGATGAATATTTTCGCTCTCAAACAGCCATCTCCCGCCTCTTAGAAGTGATTGATGCTACACCAGAAGTAGTGGGAGGTAGTCAAAAGCCAATTGCCCAAATCCCCGGTGACGCAGATATTCGTTGTTCTCATCTCACATTTCACCATCCTGGCAGAGTTGACTTATTAGAAGATTTTTCCATCAAACTGCCTGGAGGCCAAGTCATTGCTTTGATTGGAAAATCTGGCTGTGGTAAAAGTACTTTAGCAAAACTAATAGGAGGCTTATATCAACCAGATTCTGGCAATATTCGGATTGGTTTTTATAACATTCAAGATATTTCTCTAGATTGTCTGCGACAACAAATCGTTTATGTACCCCAAGAACCGCATTTCTGGAGTCGCTCAATTTTAGAAAATTTCCGCTTAGGAACGCCTTATATATCTTTTGAAGAAGTTGTCAAAGCTTGCCAAATTGCTGATGCAGACGGCTTTATCAGTCAACTTCCGAATAACTATCAAACTGTCTTAGGAGAATTTGGCGCAAATCTTTCTGGCGGACAAAGACAAAGATTAGCGATCGCCAGAGGAATCCTCACAGATCCACCTATACTGATTTTAGATGAAGCAACTGCGGGATTAGACCCAGTTAGCGAATCTCAAGTACTAGATCAGCTCTTACAATCCCGCAAAGGCAGAACTACAATTTTAATCACCCATCGACCCAGCGTTATCAATAGGGCAGATTGGATTGTACTATTAGATAAAGGTCAAATACAAATGCAAGGCACTCCAGAGAATTTCCTCTCGCAACCAGGAGAGCATTTGCAGTTTTTATCATTGTGA
- the rsmA gene encoding 16S rRNA (adenine(1518)-N(6)/adenine(1519)-N(6))-dimethyltransferase RsmA, with protein sequence MVRPRKLFAQHWLKSEKVLDAIVKAAACQPNDRILEIGPGTGILTRRLLPLVQSLVAVEIDFDLCKLLAKQLGKTENFLLLQGDFLTLDLPSHLVAFPNFQKPNKVVANIPYNITGPIIEKLLGSIANPNPEPFDSIVLLVQKEVAQRLYAKPGSKTFGALSVRVQYLAECELICTVPAGAFHPPPKVDSAVVRLYPRQIATPAINPKKLENLLKLGFAAKRKMLRNNLQSVVDRDRLTHLLEQLEINPQARAEDLSTQQWVTLANQLTDN encoded by the coding sequence ATGGTACGACCGCGCAAGCTATTTGCTCAGCATTGGCTCAAAAGTGAAAAGGTATTAGATGCAATTGTGAAGGCCGCAGCATGTCAGCCAAATGATCGCATCTTAGAAATCGGTCCAGGTACAGGCATCCTCACACGGCGTTTATTACCTTTAGTGCAATCTTTAGTAGCAGTCGAAATAGACTTTGATTTATGCAAACTCTTAGCAAAACAACTCGGTAAAACTGAAAATTTTTTACTACTGCAAGGTGATTTTCTTACCCTAGATTTACCATCTCATCTAGTAGCATTTCCTAACTTTCAAAAGCCCAATAAAGTAGTAGCTAATATTCCCTACAACATCACAGGACCAATTATTGAAAAGCTATTGGGAAGCATCGCCAATCCGAATCCAGAACCCTTTGACTCGATAGTGTTATTAGTACAAAAAGAAGTAGCACAGAGGTTATATGCTAAACCAGGGTCGAAAACTTTTGGAGCCTTAAGTGTGCGAGTACAATATTTAGCTGAGTGTGAATTAATTTGTACAGTGCCAGCTGGTGCATTTCATCCACCGCCAAAAGTAGATTCAGCAGTCGTGCGGTTGTATCCAAGGCAGATAGCAACACCAGCCATTAACCCCAAAAAATTGGAGAACTTACTAAAATTGGGGTTTGCAGCCAAACGCAAAATGTTACGAAATAACTTGCAATCAGTCGTTGATCGCGATCGCCTGACCCACTTACTGGAACAATTAGAAATAAATCCCCAAGCTAGGGCTGAAGACCTCAGCACTCAGCAATGGGTAACACTAGCAAATCAGTTAACTGACAACTGA
- the ispE gene encoding 4-(cytidine 5'-diphospho)-2-C-methyl-D-erythritol kinase produces MRSYTLTAPAKINLYLEIIGDRPDGYHELAMILQSIDLADQIEVHSLSVDTIRVHCNHPQVPTDKSNLAYRAAELMVNQFPEAFSTYGGVEIKIKKHIPVAAGLAGGSTDAAAVLVGIDLLWKLGLTQSELEELGATLGSDIPFCVAGGTAIATGRGEQLAPLSSLDHIYIVLAKYRSLEVSTAWAYKTYRQQFGSSYLQDDSLTARASKVHSGEMVKAILNKDVTEIAQKLHNDLERVVLPEYPQVLQLRELLANQQQVLGTMMSGSGPTVFALTESEQQAQTVKLKIREAIPDKDLELFVTKTTTHGIQINS; encoded by the coding sequence ATGCGTTCTTACACCTTAACTGCCCCTGCCAAAATTAACTTATACTTAGAAATCATTGGCGATCGCCCTGATGGTTATCATGAATTGGCAATGATCCTCCAAAGCATTGACTTGGCTGATCAAATTGAAGTGCATTCCCTTAGCGTTGATACTATCCGCGTTCATTGCAACCATCCCCAAGTACCCACAGACAAAAGTAATTTGGCATATCGGGCAGCAGAATTAATGGTAAACCAATTTCCCGAAGCCTTTAGTACTTATGGAGGTGTAGAAATTAAGATCAAAAAGCATATACCTGTAGCTGCGGGGTTAGCGGGAGGTTCAACAGATGCCGCAGCAGTTTTGGTAGGGATAGATTTACTGTGGAAGTTGGGATTAACTCAGTCAGAATTAGAAGAACTAGGCGCTACTTTAGGTTCAGATATACCATTTTGTGTAGCTGGTGGTACAGCGATCGCCACAGGTAGAGGTGAACAACTTGCTCCTTTATCAAGTTTAGATCATATATATATAGTATTAGCCAAATATCGCAGCTTAGAAGTTTCCACCGCTTGGGCATACAAAACCTATCGTCAGCAGTTTGGTAGTTCTTATTTGCAAGACGATAGTTTGACAGCGCGTGCCAGTAAAGTCCATTCCGGAGAAATGGTCAAAGCTATCCTCAACAAAGATGTTACAGAAATTGCCCAAAAACTGCACAATGATTTAGAGCGTGTAGTCTTGCCAGAATATCCCCAAGTTCTGCAACTGCGAGAACTCTTGGCCAATCAACAACAAGTGTTAGGAACAATGATGTCTGGTTCAGGGCCGACAGTTTTTGCACTTACAGAATCTGAACAACAAGCACAAACAGTTAAACTAAAAATTAGAGAAGCAATTCCTGACAAAGATTTAGAATTATTCGTAACTAAAACGACTACACATGGCATTCAGATTAATTCGTAA
- a CDS encoding DUF3082 domain-containing protein, with amino-acid sequence MNDPNLTPQTETPPSLLRCVTGAVISGGLSFAVYSLMIAIATNFATKPIHSDNVLTLRISSAVRTLVVGVFALGSGIFGIVAIGLLALAIQSIIQQLTKPKSN; translated from the coding sequence ATGAACGACCCAAATTTAACACCACAAACAGAAACTCCACCCAGTTTGTTACGCTGTGTCACTGGAGCAGTGATTTCCGGAGGACTGAGCTTTGCAGTATACTCGTTGATGATTGCGATCGCGACCAATTTTGCCACTAAACCAATCCATTCAGATAATGTATTAACACTGAGAATTTCCTCTGCTGTTCGTACCTTAGTTGTAGGGGTGTTTGCCCTAGGAAGTGGGATCTTTGGCATAGTAGCAATCGGTTTATTGGCTTTGGCAATACAATCGATAATTCAGCAGTTGACAAAGCCTAAGAGCAATTAA
- a CDS encoding PAS domain-containing sensor histidine kinase, with translation MGLSPTFADEIVELRMEKWFDELNDAVEHTQQEVSKLQKEDILWLNEVRFRTLVETTDAIIFIIKGSKLSYINPAVELLTGYTKKELLTGFDIDQLIKNKERRHLQNKNSEYQEINILTKDGTERWLACTVAMFDFEGTPVEMIAGIDVTDYKQAESGFHQALKQVKQLSEQRANFVSMACHQLRTPLNVVSVSNSLLQKRIDELTIAKTRSLVDHIQTGVEKLSLILNDILLFAQAEAAKVNFDVKPLDLIQFCHELVAQVQKSSAENVINFVSQCNSLSANVDQELLERILKNLLDNAIKYSSTGSAVNLQLAYKDEKVIFQIIDRGIGILAADRQRLFEPFYRGNNIKNISGTGLGLSIVKVLVDLHGGQIAIESEVGVGTTVTVMLPS, from the coding sequence GTGGGTTTATCGCCAACTTTCGCTGATGAAATAGTAGAGTTGAGAATGGAAAAATGGTTTGATGAATTAAACGATGCTGTAGAGCATACACAACAGGAAGTTTCTAAATTGCAGAAAGAGGATATATTATGGCTGAATGAAGTTAGATTTCGCACTTTGGTAGAAACGACGGATGCGATTATTTTCATCATTAAAGGTTCAAAGCTATCTTATATCAACCCAGCAGTGGAGTTACTTACTGGCTATACAAAAAAAGAGTTACTAACTGGCTTTGATATTGACCAACTGATCAAAAATAAAGAACGCAGACATCTCCAAAATAAAAACTCTGAATATCAAGAGATTAATATTCTCACCAAAGATGGTACTGAACGTTGGCTAGCTTGTACAGTTGCAATGTTTGATTTTGAGGGTACGCCAGTGGAAATGATTGCAGGTATTGATGTCACTGACTACAAACAAGCAGAATCGGGATTTCATCAAGCTTTAAAACAAGTAAAGCAACTGAGTGAACAAAGAGCAAATTTTGTTTCTATGGCTTGCCATCAGTTACGCACACCGCTGAATGTTGTCTCAGTCTCTAACAGCTTACTCCAGAAACGCATTGATGAACTAACAATAGCAAAAACGCGATCGCTAGTTGATCACATTCAAACAGGAGTTGAAAAACTCAGCCTAATTTTAAATGATATCCTATTATTTGCACAGGCAGAAGCAGCAAAAGTTAACTTCGATGTCAAACCACTTGATTTGATTCAATTTTGTCATGAGTTAGTGGCACAAGTGCAAAAGAGTAGCGCTGAGAATGTCATCAATTTTGTGAGTCAATGTAACTCTTTAAGCGCTAATGTGGATCAAGAACTGCTGGAGCGTATTCTCAAGAACTTGCTTGATAATGCGATTAAATACTCTTCAACTGGTAGCGCGGTTAATTTACAACTTGCTTATAAAGATGAGAAAGTAATTTTCCAGATAATTGATAGAGGAATTGGCATTCTAGCAGCAGATAGACAACGACTTTTTGAGCCATTTTATCGAGGTAACAATATCAAGAATATATCTGGTACTGGACTGGGTTTATCGATTGTCAAAGTTCTAGTGGATTTACATGGTGGTCAAATTGCAATAGAAAGTGAGGTTGGTGTAGGTACTACTGTGACTGTTATGTTGCCATCCTAA
- the trpC gene encoding indole-3-glycerol phosphate synthase TrpC has translation MIYPLTPGNNRLHPILREIVWHKKQEVMQMHQQMSLASLQRQLTAAPTVRDFLTALQQNPHRPSLIAEIQKASPLHGIIRADFDPMAIAKAYEQSGAACISVITEASFFHGSFETLRAIRQRISLPLLCKEFIIDPCQIYLARAAGADAVLLIAAILTDRELQDLLRVIHYLGMNALIEVHNLTELDRVLKLDDIRLIGINNQSYEDFTIDTSTTQRLIAARRSQLQNLGVMIVSESGLYTYTDLLLVGEAGTHAVLIGESLIKEQDIEQAVRHLMKLDPPSGLSTQK, from the coding sequence ATGATTTATCCACTCACTCCTGGTAATAACCGTCTGCACCCCATTCTCAGAGAGATTGTGTGGCACAAAAAACAAGAAGTAATGCAAATGCACCAACAGATGTCATTGGCTTCTTTGCAACGTCAATTAACTGCTGCTCCAACTGTGCGAGATTTCTTGACAGCCTTGCAACAAAATCCTCATCGACCCAGCTTGATTGCAGAAATCCAGAAAGCCTCACCACTTCATGGTATTATCCGAGCAGATTTTGACCCAATGGCGATCGCCAAAGCATACGAACAAAGTGGTGCAGCTTGTATATCTGTGATCACTGAAGCGTCATTCTTTCATGGCAGTTTTGAAACTCTGCGTGCCATCCGCCAGAGAATATCTTTACCCCTACTGTGCAAAGAGTTTATTATTGATCCTTGCCAAATTTATTTAGCACGAGCAGCAGGAGCAGACGCGGTGCTACTCATCGCCGCCATTTTGACAGACAGGGAACTCCAAGACTTGTTGCGAGTGATTCATTATTTGGGGATGAACGCCTTAATAGAAGTTCATAACTTGACTGAACTAGATCGGGTATTGAAGCTAGACGACATTCGTTTAATCGGAATTAACAATCAAAGTTACGAAGATTTTACAATCGATACCAGCACTACTCAAAGATTAATAGCAGCCAGGCGATCGCAGTTACAAAATTTGGGTGTGATGATCGTCAGTGAATCGGGATTATACACATATACTGATTTATTACTGGTGGGCGAAGCTGGTACACATGCGGTTCTTATAGGAGAATCTTTAATTAAAGAACAAGATATAGAACAAGCCGTGCGTCATCTAATGAAACTTGATCCTCCTAGTGGCCTGTCAACCCAAAAATGA
- a CDS encoding diacylglycerol/polyprenol kinase family protein, translating into MLTSIVDLTSISSLWLQITIVAVWVLLILIIAWLAKRFVSDEPEILRKIVHIGTGNVILLAWWLDVPASIGITASIIASAVTLLSYKFPILPGINSVGRQSLGTFFYAVSVGILVAYFWHLQQPQYAAIGIMVMAWGDGLAALIGQRFGKHKYKILGAQKSWEGSLIMAVVSYLVSSLILLGVEGNIWQTWVISLVVALVATALEAISFLGVDNLTVPLGSAALAFGLFQLWPLK; encoded by the coding sequence TTGTTGACTTCAATTGTTGATTTAACCTCGATTTCCTCTTTGTGGCTGCAAATTACCATAGTTGCAGTTTGGGTGTTACTCATCCTCATAATCGCATGGTTAGCAAAACGTTTCGTTAGTGATGAGCCAGAAATATTACGCAAGATTGTTCATATTGGTACTGGCAATGTAATTTTGCTGGCTTGGTGGCTTGATGTACCTGCAAGTATAGGCATTACGGCTTCAATTATAGCGAGTGCCGTCACCTTATTATCATACAAATTTCCTATTCTTCCTGGTATTAACAGCGTCGGTCGTCAAAGCTTAGGCACATTTTTTTACGCTGTCAGTGTTGGTATTTTAGTTGCTTATTTCTGGCACTTGCAACAGCCCCAGTATGCAGCAATAGGAATTATGGTAATGGCATGGGGCGATGGACTAGCTGCCTTGATTGGGCAACGTTTTGGTAAACATAAATACAAAATCTTGGGAGCGCAAAAAAGCTGGGAAGGCTCCTTAATTATGGCTGTAGTCAGTTACCTTGTTAGTAGCTTAATTTTACTGGGTGTAGAAGGAAACATCTGGCAAACTTGGGTAATATCACTGGTGGTTGCTTTAGTCGCTACTGCCTTAGAAGCTATATCATTTTTGGGTGTTGATAATTTAACAGTTCCCTTAGGCAGTGCAGCCCTTGCTTTTGGGTTATTTCAGCTATGGCCACTAAAGTAA
- a CDS encoding response regulator transcription factor: MMHKSSKTILVIEDDAPTRHLFLDILEAEDFDTIGAENGLVGIEQAQKHLPDLILCDIAMPDMDGYGVLNTLRQDPLTAIIPFIFLTGRDAKASVRKGMELGADDYLTKPCTVDELLKAIAVRLEKKQAIFKHWYATKSHQVSEALPTNNIASESFFPLVPQLKEVFDYIEANYDQGITLSDVADAVGYSSAYLTSRVAKKTGDTVNGWIVKRRMAAARPLLQDTDQTIEQIAIKLGYQNACHFSRQFHQHHGLPPKNWRKQQQNQQNKLFQASRNQNLQSINTRSQLGDYIPFNLG, from the coding sequence ATGATGCATAAATCGTCGAAAACAATTCTTGTGATTGAAGATGATGCTCCTACCCGCCATCTTTTCTTAGACATTCTTGAGGCTGAAGATTTTGACACAATAGGTGCTGAAAATGGTCTAGTTGGCATTGAACAAGCACAAAAGCATTTACCAGACTTGATACTTTGCGATATTGCTATGCCGGATATGGATGGTTACGGTGTTTTGAATACGCTGCGTCAAGATCCTCTAACAGCGATTATTCCCTTCATTTTTCTTACTGGTAGGGATGCCAAAGCATCTGTTCGTAAAGGTATGGAATTGGGGGCAGATGACTATCTTACCAAACCCTGTACAGTAGACGAATTACTCAAAGCGATCGCCGTTCGATTAGAAAAGAAACAAGCAATCTTCAAACATTGGTATGCGACTAAATCTCATCAAGTCTCAGAAGCACTGCCGACAAATAATATAGCTTCTGAGTCCTTTTTTCCATTGGTTCCTCAACTGAAAGAAGTTTTTGATTACATTGAAGCTAACTACGATCAAGGGATTACTTTATCTGATGTGGCCGATGCTGTTGGTTATTCGTCAGCATACTTAACCAGTAGAGTTGCCAAAAAAACGGGAGATACTGTTAACGGTTGGATTGTCAAGCGCCGGATGGCAGCAGCACGTCCTTTGTTGCAGGATACTGATCAGACAATTGAGCAGATTGCGATAAAATTGGGCTATCAAAATGCATGTCATTTTTCTCGCCAATTTCATCAACATCACGGGCTACCTCCCAAAAATTGGAGAAAACAGCAACAAAATCAGCAAAATAAACTTTTTCAGGCTTCGCGAAACCAGAATTTGCAATCAATCAATACTCGTTCTCAACTAGGAGATTACATACCTTTCAATCTTGGCTAA
- the yidD gene encoding membrane protein insertion efficiency factor YidD, whose product MKLLFIWLIRGYRMFISPLFLPTCRFQPTCSVYAIEAIERFGVWRGGWMATRRIFRCHPFHPGGYDPVPEFREQGSRGAEGQRR is encoded by the coding sequence ATGAAATTATTATTTATTTGGCTGATTCGGGGTTACAGAATGTTTATTTCGCCGCTGTTTCTCCCTACTTGTCGCTTTCAACCAACTTGTTCTGTGTACGCCATCGAAGCAATTGAAAGGTTTGGCGTGTGGCGTGGTGGTTGGATGGCAACTCGGCGCATCTTCCGTTGTCATCCATTTCATCCTGGTGGTTATGATCCTGTACCAGAGTTTAGGGAACAGGGGAGCAGAGGGGCAGAGGGGCAGAGGAGATGA
- a CDS encoding HetP family heterocyst commitment protein, translating into MHQKMNTTYSSQTGNKINTEQIEQIIKAIIAGKYSWACVLILRFSGYNPIDYIPYRTYIRLLKNNYLTDSSKTKEADNFDMKPNWMRL; encoded by the coding sequence ATGCATCAAAAAATGAATACTACTTATAGTTCGCAGACTGGCAATAAAATCAATACCGAACAAATCGAACAGATAATTAAAGCAATTATTGCCGGCAAGTATTCCTGGGCATGTGTTTTAATTCTGCGTTTTTCTGGTTATAACCCTATAGACTATATACCCTATCGCACGTACATTCGACTCTTGAAAAACAACTATTTAACTGACAGTTCTAAAACAAAAGAAGCTGATAATTTTGACATGAAACCAAATTGGATGAGGCTCTAA
- a CDS encoding HlyD family efflux transporter periplasmic adaptor subunit: MNFIGSEENNFWHSLNEPMPEQLPTVEANEFLPHIGKWINVGGGFLLCIFVAALSLTSILKYKITVKAPATIRPIGELRVVESAITGIVEKIGVKNNQVVTQGEVIAYVDDSRLQTQKSQLQNSIQQSKLQLSQIDAQLSEIDTQIAAQTDLINRTIIAAQAELGGTQRNYEDQQIKALADMNQAKAALTLAKVQQDRLQREKLLTATVQETEVALALAKMQRDRLQREKLLTATVQEAETALNFAKLQRDRLQREKVLTATVQEAEAALTLAKVQRDRLQPIVALGAISRNFYEEKEQAVISAEAKLEEAKVNAKNLLEDKEQAVVSAKAKLEQAKANAKNLLEEKDQAVISAEAKLEQAKANAKNLLEEKDQALTIAQTNLEKAQTAINPSNAAVTVVSEQIKQERAKGEATLAALKKERETLLQQRLEFQKQFTSTVKDLQQVENDLNKTVIRAPIAGTVLQLKLRNPDQVVQPSEAIAQIAPLNAPVVIKAEVTAQNIDKVKAGQKVQMRVSACPYPDYGTLKGTVKTIAPDALPTAQNSAAPNTSQAATYEVMIEPQTLNVGRGDRHCDLKPGMEGRADIISREETVLQFILRKAKLITDF; this comes from the coding sequence GTGAACTTTATAGGTAGCGAAGAAAATAATTTTTGGCATAGTTTAAATGAACCGATGCCAGAGCAGCTCCCTACAGTTGAAGCTAATGAATTTCTTCCGCACATCGGTAAGTGGATCAATGTCGGTGGAGGGTTTCTACTGTGTATATTTGTAGCAGCTTTGAGTCTTACATCTATTCTCAAATACAAAATTACAGTCAAAGCCCCTGCAACTATCCGACCCATAGGAGAACTGCGGGTTGTGGAATCTGCCATTACTGGAATAGTTGAAAAAATTGGAGTTAAAAACAATCAAGTTGTCACCCAAGGGGAAGTTATTGCTTACGTCGATGATTCTCGTCTGCAAACTCAAAAAAGCCAGCTACAAAACAGTATTCAGCAGAGTAAATTACAACTAAGTCAAATTGATGCTCAACTCAGTGAAATCGATACTCAAATAGCAGCCCAAACAGACCTGATTAACCGCACAATTATCGCCGCTCAAGCTGAGTTAGGAGGTACTCAACGCAACTATGAAGACCAGCAAATCAAAGCTTTAGCTGATATGAACCAAGCAAAAGCCGCATTGACTTTAGCCAAGGTACAACAAGACCGATTACAGCGAGAAAAACTCTTAACAGCAACTGTGCAAGAAACAGAAGTTGCCTTGGCTTTAGCTAAGATGCAGCGAGATAGATTACAGCGAGAAAAACTCTTAACAGCAACTGTGCAAGAAGCAGAAACAGCCTTAAACTTTGCTAAGTTACAACGAGATCGATTGCAGCGAGAAAAAGTATTAACGGCAACTGTACAAGAAGCAGAAGCAGCTTTGACCTTAGCTAAGGTGCAACGAGATCGATTGCAGCCGATAGTAGCATTGGGTGCAATTTCTCGTAATTTTTATGAAGAAAAAGAACAAGCAGTGATCTCTGCTGAGGCTAAGTTAGAAGAAGCCAAAGTTAATGCTAAAAATCTTTTGGAGGACAAAGAACAAGCAGTAGTATCTGCTAAAGCCAAGTTAGAACAAGCTAAAGCTAATGCTAAAAATCTTTTAGAAGAAAAAGATCAGGCGGTGATCTCTGCCGAAGCCAAGCTAGAACAAGCCAAAGCTAATGCTAAAAATCTTTTAGAAGAAAAAGACCAAGCCCTAACCATCGCCCAAACTAATCTAGAAAAAGCTCAAACCGCGATTAATCCCAGTAATGCAGCGGTTACAGTAGTATCTGAACAAATTAAGCAAGAACGAGCCAAGGGTGAAGCTACCCTAGCCGCTTTGAAAAAAGAAAGAGAAACTTTACTCCAACAACGCCTAGAATTTCAAAAGCAATTCACTAGTACTGTTAAAGACCTACAACAAGTAGAAAATGACCTGAACAAGACTGTAATTCGCGCTCCGATCGCTGGGACTGTACTGCAATTAAAACTTCGCAACCCTGATCAGGTAGTCCAACCCAGTGAAGCTATTGCTCAAATTGCTCCTCTAAATGCCCCAGTAGTGATTAAAGCAGAAGTAACAGCTCAAAATATTGACAAAGTAAAAGCAGGTCAAAAAGTCCAGATGCGGGTTTCTGCTTGCCCCTATCCAGACTACGGCACTCTCAAAGGAACCGTCAAAACAATTGCACCAGATGCCTTACCAACTGCCCAAAATAGTGCAGCACCCAACACATCACAAGCGGCTACCTACGAAGTCATGATTGAACCGCAAACCTTAAATGTAGGTAGAGGCGATCGCCACTGCGATCTCAAGCCAGGCATGGAAGGTCGAGCCGATATTATTTCCCGTGAAGAAACAGTGCTTCAATTCATACTCCGCAAAGCCAAATTAATCACCGATTTTTAA